A part of Hippopotamus amphibius kiboko isolate mHipAmp2 chromosome 16, mHipAmp2.hap2, whole genome shotgun sequence genomic DNA contains:
- the ERF gene encoding ETS domain-containing transcription factor ERF — protein MKTPADTGFAFPDWAYKPESSPGSRQIQLWHFILELLRKEEYQGVIAWQGDYGEFVIKDPDEVARLWGVRKCKPQMNYDKLSRALRYYYNKRILHKTKGKRFTYKFNFNKLVLVNYPFIDVGLAGGAVPQSAPPVPTGGSHFRFPPSTPSEVLSPTEDPRSPPACSSSSSSLFSAVVARRLGRGSVSDCSDGTSELEEPLGEDPRARPPGPPELGAFRGPPLARLPHDPGVFRVYPRPRGGPEPLSPFPVSPLAGPGSLLPPQLSPALPMTPTHLAYTPSPTLSPMYPSGGGGPSGSGGGSHFSFSPEDMKRYLQAHAQSVYNYHLSPRAFLHYPALVVPQPQRPDKCSLPPVAPETPPAPSSASSSSSSSSSPFKFKLQPPPLGRRQRAAGEKAPAGADTGSGVALGGGGSTGGLAEGAGALAPPPPPPQIKVEPISEGESEEVEVTDISDEDEEDGDVFKTPRAPPAPAKPDPGEAPGAAQCMPLKLRFKRRWSEDCRLEGGGGPAGGLEDEGEDKKVRGEGPGEAGGPLTPRRVSSDLQHATAQLSLEHRDS, from the exons ATGAAGACCCCGGCGGAcacag GATTTGCCTTCCCGGATTGGGCCTACAAGCCGGAGTCGTCCCCTGGCTCGAGGCAGATCCAGCTGTGGCACTTTATCCTGGAGCTGCTGCGGAAGGAGGAGTACCAGGGTGTCATCGCCTGGCAGGGGGACTACGGGGAATTCGTCATCAAGGACCCTGACGAGGTGGCTCGGCTCTGGGGCGTCCGCAAGTGCAAGCCCCAGATGAATTATGACAAGCTGAGCCGGGCGCTGCG CTATTATTACAACAAACGCATTCTGCACAAGACCAAGGGGAAACGGTTCACCTACAAGTTCAACTTCAATAAACTGGTGCTGGTTAATTACCCTTTCATTGATGTGGGGTTGGCCG GGGGTGCGGTGCCCCAGAGCGCCCCGCCAGTGCCAACAGGTGGCAGCCACTTCCGCTTCCCTCCCTCCACGCCCTCCGAGGTGCTGTCTCCCACCGAGGACCCCCGCTCACCGCCTGCCTGCTCTTCGTCCTCATCCTCCCTCTTCTCGGCTGTGGTGGCCCGACGCCTGGGCCGAGGCTCTGTCAGTGACTGTAGCGATGGCACTTCAGAGCTGGAAGAGCCACTGGGAGAGGACCCCCGGGCCCGACCGCCTGGCCCCCCGGAGCTGGGTGCCTTCCGCGGGCCCCCGCTGGCCCGCCTGCCCCATGACCCTGGTGTCTTCCGTGTCTACCCCCGGCCCCGGGGTGGCCCTGAGCCCCTCAGCCCTTTCCCCGTGTCGCCTCTAGCCGGGCCTGGCTCCCTGCTGCCCCCTCAGCTTTCACCAGCTCTGCCCATGACACCCACCCACCTGGCCTACACTCCCTCACCCACGCTGAGCCCTATGTACCCCAGTGGTGGCGGGGGCCCCAGCGGCTCAGGGGGAGGCTCCCACTTCTCCTTCAGCCCTGAGGACATGAAACGGTACCTGCAGGCCCACGCCCAGAGCGTCTACAACTACCACCTGAGCCCCCGCGCCTTCCTGCACTACCCCGCGCTGGTGGTGCCGCAGCCCCAGCGCCCCGACAAGTGCTCGCTGCCGCCCGTGGCGCCGGAGACCCCGCCGGCCCCCTCCTCagcctcgtcctcctcctcctcctcctcctctccattcAAGTTTAAGCTCCAGCCACCCCCACTGGGACGCCGGCAGCGGGCAGCGGGGGAGAAGGCTCCAGCGGGCGCTGACACGGGCAGTGGTGTTGCCCTAGGCGGCGGTGGCAGCACAGGTGGGCTGGCGGAGGGGGCTGGGGCGctggccccccccccaccaccaccgcaGATCAAGGTGGAGCCTATCTCGGAAGGCGAGtcggaggaggtggaggtgactGACATCAGCGATGAGGATGAGGAAGACGGGGACGTGTTCAAGACGCCTCGCGCCCCACCTGCACCCGCAAAGCCCGACCCCGGCGAGGCACCCGGGGCAGCCCAATGCATGCCTCTCAAGCTGCGCTTTAAACGGCGCTGGAGTGAAGACTGTCGCCTAGAGGGGGGTGGGGGCCCCGCTGGGGGCCTCGAGGATGAGGGTGAGGACAAGAAGGTGcgtggggaggggcctggggaggctggggggcccCTCACCCCAAGGCGGGTGAGCTCTGACCTCCAGCACGCTACAGCCCAGCTCTCTCTGGAGCACCGAGATTCCTGA